Proteins found in one Plasmodium gaboni strain SY75 chromosome 13, whole genome shotgun sequence genomic segment:
- a CDS encoding nicotinate-nucleotide adenylyltransferase — protein MHKNICIYGGSFDPITYAHEMVLDKISNLNWIHEIWVVICRCRNDKSLTEFHHRHNMFTIIINNSSKIIKSKIFLKDLESHSEMTPTYHLLKTQKELHPNYNFYFGLGSDLLCDIFSWDEGEKLVLENSFIIIERGHFKIDENLLKKFPKYYLINIPKLSFINFISSSEARKFLTKENDINDIKKYIHPLTIDYIIKYKLYDFN, from the coding sequence ATGCATAAgaatatatgtatatatggAGGGTCCTTTGATCCAATTACATATGCTCACGAAATGGTTCTTGATAAAATTAGTAATTTAAACTGGATTCATGAAATATGGGTAGTTATATGTAGATGTAGAAATGATAAAAGCTTAACAGAATTTCATCACAGACATAACATGTTTactataataataaataactcatctaaaataataaaaagcaaaatatttttaaaagatcTTGAATCTCATAGTGAAATGACTCCAActtatcatttattaaaaacTCAAAAAGAATTACATCCTAATTACAACTTTTACTTTGGTCTTGGATCAGATTTGTTATGTGATATATTTTCATGGGATGAAGGTGAAAAACTAGTGTTAGaaaattcatttataattattgaAAGAGGTCACTTTAAAATAGATGAAAATCTATTAAAGAAATTTccaaaatattatttaattaacATACCCaaattatcttttattaattttatttcatcaAGTGAAGCTAGGAAATTTTTAACCaaagaaaatgatataaacgatataaaaaaatatattcatcCCCTTACTATtgattatattataaagtATAAGTTATATGATTTTAATTAG
- a CDS encoding putative regulator of nonsense transcripts 3B: protein MSTSKRPYKILLRKVDSKEDNKKDTNETKKKEEESKHYEDKHHRKYDIKHYEENEKTIKSKMYYNSRNKYYDKYSTSYFRYDEKSNKQYSSEKKKDVLVPLLEQASINVKKKKIIIRKLPPTLTEENFFDSFSNNIKDELDYYYFVNGSVSKDSPNDIIYSRMYLSFKDDMKTDEFIKTQNGKFFYDLNGVKYKALVSLAPNQTLIKKNKPDSRNNTLESDEYFLKCCEEMNNPVQRIKKDIDYSELINVQTENGAILSPIVIELRSKKKK, encoded by the coding sequence atgtcCACAAGTAAAAGAccatataaaatattattaagaAAAGTTGATTCTAAAGAAGACAATAAAAAAGACACTAATGAAACgaagaaaaaagaagaagaatCTAAACATTATGAAGATAAGCATCATAGAAAATATGATATCAAACattatgaagaaaatgaaaaaacgataaaaagtaaaatgtattataatTCAAGGAATAAGtattatgataaatattCTACGTCGTATTTTAGGTATGATgaaaaatcaaataaacaatattcatcagaaaaaaaaaaagatgtATTAGTACCTTTATTAGAACAAGCAAGTATaaatgttaaaaaaaaaaaaatcattaTAAGAAAGTTACCTCCAACATTAACTGAAGAAAACTTTTTTGATTcattttcaaataatataaaagatgaattagattattattattttgtaaatgGAAGTGTATCAAAAGATTCTCCCAATGATATAATCTATTCACGTATgtatttatcttttaaagATGATATGAAAACAGATGAGTTTATAAAAACTCAAAATggaaaatttttttatgatttaAATGGAGTAAAATATAAAGCTCTTGTATCACTAGCACCAAATCAAacattaataaaaaaaaataaaccTGATAGTAGAAATAACACATTAGAATCAGATGAatactttttaaaatgttGTGAGGAAATGAATAATCCTGTTCAACGAATTAAAAAGGACATAGATTATTCTGAACTTATTAATGTACAGACCGAAAATGGTGCTATATTATCACCTATTGTTATAGAATTAAGAagtaagaaaaaaaaataa
- a CDS encoding putative ribose-phosphate pyrophosphokinase, whose protein sequence is MIYKFYNCSRKLYEHTEKLKYFITKNQLINTYQNKFQKSIYFVYKNGNNGGFNENTVFLNNDNKHYNDRKSSFRMHSIVFANVLGLAVHAKKDEDYENINFINNELLTDSTVNINENVIKKNEFSFIGKNKLFGNSNDNNTKQADNALKGNNKNGSKNDKYEYYQELSEYSNMQIFSSNSHHELANEICSNLGIGLGRAYVGKFSDGEIALQIMDEVRGRDIYIIHSTPAGGKDVHSRLMELFLFISTLRRSSAKKVTAVIPYLNYSRQTKHLDDHNYVHSLGAPEIAILLQACGVDSIISVDLHNARIEGFSTGKKFQPPLMNINPQSLAVEYFKKKKLRSPVVVSIDNEGAERTKEFWIRMNKNSMNAGFTTLVSSNYNEINSREGYPVNDSYELNDFKNNNMNLYNQDNKKNNTNALNNSKIVDKKENDMFDKEKFTIVGDIKGCDCILVDDIIDTGEKSQKVAAILKNAGARKIYLYATHAILSDGCIEKINNSCIDEVVTTNTIHIPSNICCEKLHILSVAKLVAEGIKRAHNEQSLNALEDFSDGQIEMKV, encoded by the coding sequence atgatttaCAAATTTTACAATTGCTCAAGGAAGTTGTATGAGCACACAgagaaattaaaatattttataacaaaaaatcaattaataaatacatatcAAAATAAGTTTCAGAAAAGTATCTATTTTGTTTACAAAAATGGAAATAATGGGGGTTTTAATGAAAATACtgtatttttaaataacGATAATAAACATTATAATGATAGAAAAAGTAGCTTTAGAATGCACTCCATTGTGTTTGCAAACGTGTTAGGTTTAGCAGTTCATGCAAAGAAAGATGAAGATTAcgaaaatataaattttataaataatgagCTATTAACTGATTCAActgtaaatataaatgaaaatgttataaaaaaaaatgaatttaGTTTTATAggtaaaaataaattattcggtaattcaaatgataataatacCAAACAAGCAGATAATGCCTTaaaaggaaataataagaatggttcaaaaaatgataaatatgaatattatcAAGAATTAAGTGAATATAGCAATATGCAAATATTTTCTAGTAATAGTCACCATGAATTGGCAAATGAAATATGTTCCAATTTAGGTATAGGTTTAGGTAGAGCTTATGTTGGAAAATTTAGTGATGGAGAAATAGCTCTTCAAATAATGGACGAGGTTAGAGGAAGAgacatttatataattcattcAACTCCAGCAGGAGGAAAAGATGTGCACTCGCGTTTAATggaattatttttatttatatcaacCCTACGAAGATCATCTGCCAAAAAGGTAACGGCAGTTATAccatatttaaattattcaaGACAAACCAAACATTTAGATGACCATAATTATGTTCATTCCCTAGGAGCCCCAGAAATAGCTATTTTGCTACAAGCTTGCGGAGTTGATTCAATAATTTCTGTTGATTTACACAATGCAAGGATTGAAGGGTTTTCTACaggaaaaaaatttcaaCCTCCACTTATGAACATTAATCCTCAATCATTGGCTgttgaatattttaaaaaaaaaaaacttcGAAGTCCAGTTGTTGTATCTATTGACAACGAAGGTGCTGAAAGAACAAAAGAATTCTGGATTCGAATGAATAAGAACTCCATGAATGCAGGTTTTACTACTCTTGTTTCGagtaattataatgaaattaATAGTAGAGAAGGTTATCCAGTTAATGATTCATACGAATTAAATGatttcaaaaataataatatgaatttatataatcaagataacaaaaaaaataatactaATGCTTTAAATAATTCTAAAATTGtagataaaaaagaaaatgatatgtttgataaagaaaaatttaCCATAGTTGGAGATATTAAGGGATGTGATTGTATTTTAGTAGATGATATTATTGATACAGGAGAAAAATCTCAAAAAGTTGCTGctattttaaaaaatgcAGGAGCTcgtaaaatatatttatatgcCACTCATGCCATATTATCTGATGGTTGCattgaaaaaattaataattcatGTATAGATGAAGTTGTAACTACAAATACTATACACATTCCAAGTAATATATGTTGTGAAAAATTGCATATTTTGTCAGTTGCAAAATTAGTAGCTGAAGGAATTAAAAGGGCTCATAATGAACAATCACTAAATGCATTAGAAGATTTTTCTGATGGACAAATAGAAATGAAAGTATag
- a CDS encoding hypothetical protein (conserved Plasmodium protein, unknown function) translates to MNFDDFVNTLYEKDVFDDENSEYIKNTIFPFLVPLIKLVNDEKEKHKYYNIIYNKNEKELLSNVHEEKKETNIEQVDIFSTDKFKTNPTELFDIQKEVIKRYIKINPILLLSEYILEEYKSKNHNDNNNNEIKEKKSY, encoded by the exons ATGAATTTTGACGATTTTGTTAACActttatatgaaaaagatgtatttgatgatgaaaattcagaatatattaagaatACAATTTTCCCCTTTTTAGTACCA cTCATTAAATTAGTAAACgatgaaaaagaaaaacacaaatattacaatataatttataataaaaacgaaaaagaattattatctaATGTGCATGAAGAAAa GAAGGAAACCAATATTG AACAAGTTGACATATTTTCAACGGATAAATTCAAGACAAATCCTACAGAGTTATTTGATATACAGAAAGAA GTTATTAAAcgatatataaaaataaatccTATTTTATTACTTAGTGAATATATCCTGGAAGAATACAAATCGAAAAACCATAATGATAACAATAACaatgaaataaaagaaaaaaaaagttattaa